One window of Trifolium pratense cultivar HEN17-A07 linkage group LG5, ARS_RC_1.1, whole genome shotgun sequence genomic DNA carries:
- the LOC123884544 gene encoding oligosaccharyltransferase complex subunit ostc-like, whose product MRTKSENPVQQTSTTTVTDSSSAASIDPIFHLIRILPFSFLRPPRLRLKLPSISLPSSNVVFALVLLTYFMVVSGIVYDIIVEPPGIGSMQDPYTGAVRPVVFMSGRVNGQYIIEGLSSGFMFVLGGIGIIMLDLALDRNRDRSVKLSYASAGISSIVLAYVMSMLFIRIKIPAYLR is encoded by the coding sequence ATGCGAACCAAATCGGAGAACCCGGTTCAACAAACCTCAACCACCACCGTAACTGACTCATCCTCCGCCGCATCAATAGATCCAATCTTCCACCTCATTCGCATCCTCCCCTTCAGCTTCCTCCGTCCACCACGTCTCCGCTTGAAGCTTCCATCCATCTCCCTTCCTTCATCCAACGTCGTCTTCGCCCTCGTCCTTCTCACCTACTTCATGGTCGTCTCCGGCATCGTCTACGATATCATCGTCGAGCCTCCCGGTATCGGTTCAATGCAGGATCCATACACCGGAGCTGTACGACCTGTTGTTTTCATGTCCGGCCGTGTTAACGGTCAGTATATCATTGAAGGTCTTTCTTCTGGATTCATGTTCGTTCTCGGTGGAATTGGTATCATAATGTTGGATCTTGCTCTTGATCGGAATCGTGATAGATCTGTTAAGCTTTCTTATGCTTCTGCTGGTATTTCGTCGATTGTTCTTGCTTATGTTATGAGTATGCTCTTCATTCGTATCAAGATTCCTGCTTATCTTAGATGA